One part of the Halostagnicola larsenii XH-48 genome encodes these proteins:
- a CDS encoding ribbon-helix-helix domain-containing protein produces the protein MKYANVSVKFPEELDQELEQFLEETGVYTNKSEFIKESVRRHLIELNNEPAIAALRVEQLFARAEQEPVNDDELHARLDDLRERVDEEDVASAVEAARKETADEYADHA, from the coding sequence ATGAAATACGCCAATGTCAGCGTCAAGTTTCCCGAAGAACTTGATCAAGAACTTGAACAGTTCCTCGAAGAGACGGGCGTCTACACGAACAAGAGCGAGTTCATCAAGGAGTCCGTCCGTCGCCACCTGATAGAACTGAACAATGAGCCTGCAATCGCAGCGCTCCGCGTCGAACAATTATTCGCTCGCGCCGAGCAGGAACCGGTGAACGATGACGAACTACACGCTCGGCTCGACGACTTACGTGAACGTGTCGACGAGGAGGACGTCGCCAGCGCAGTCGAGGCCGCTCGCAAAGAAACTGCCGACGAGTACGCCGATCACGCGTGA
- a CDS encoding nucleotidyltransferase domain-containing protein, with product MNVEVRLPLPDEQVFRYAAMDDTLEILARNPSEEFSNRDLQRLTGYGGPSVSKALSLLVAMELLVRRDTGNRTLYRIDEQRLHDADDPILEIPQSEFREPVKQFLEEINDQLSSVVGILCFGSVARGEADRASDIDVFVLVSDTEVVSARRIISDIVRELEEEQIDGDRYEFEVFVESPESARNRGADLQPIFQEGIPLLESETLRRVRRDIFGVTE from the coding sequence ATGAACGTCGAAGTACGATTACCCCTTCCGGACGAGCAAGTCTTCCGGTACGCGGCGATGGATGATACGCTCGAGATACTCGCTCGCAACCCATCCGAAGAGTTTTCGAATCGAGATTTACAACGACTGACCGGGTATGGAGGACCGAGCGTATCGAAGGCACTCTCACTGCTTGTGGCGATGGAGTTGCTAGTTAGGCGCGACACAGGCAATCGGACGCTCTATCGAATCGACGAGCAGCGGCTACACGACGCTGACGATCCAATTCTCGAGATTCCGCAATCGGAGTTTCGAGAACCGGTGAAGCAATTTCTCGAGGAAATCAACGATCAACTATCTTCGGTCGTTGGGATCCTCTGTTTTGGGAGTGTCGCGCGCGGTGAGGCTGACCGTGCGAGCGATATTGACGTGTTCGTCCTCGTCTCCGACACGGAGGTGGTATCCGCACGGCGAATCATCTCAGACATCGTTCGGGAGCTCGAAGAAGAACAGATCGACGGTGATCGATACGAGTTCGAGGTATTCGTCGAGTCACCCGAGAGTGCGCGCAATCGGGGAGCGGACCTCCAACCGATTTTCCAAGAGGGTATCCCGCTTCTCGAGAGCGAGACGCTTCGGCGAGTGAGACGCGACATTTTCGGGGTGACGGAATGA
- a CDS encoding DNA-binding protein produces the protein MRACYRSPGFTRCRLLPHFCSELLEHEERIQAREAELELISAQAELGGQDDRARRTREVVEQCGRDEPDIVDPRARLSQDDLAAVNQQAMRISERIDGGWSRAVIAKRLAEKVEDGMAVTTAVLETLEEVKAESGTIVPIADIAEVPVGEVTVEGEVVELWTPSSSNIQQVGLLEDESGRTKFTIWQRSNQTMVREGQTVRFRAAAKSWYQGRCSLALTGWSRIEFPERGRWWDE, from the coding sequence GTGAGAGCGTGCTATCGCTCACCCGGCTTCACGCGGTGTCGATTACTCCCACACTTCTGTAGTGAACTCCTCGAGCACGAAGAGCGGATCCAAGCTCGAGAGGCAGAACTCGAGTTGATCAGTGCCCAAGCCGAACTCGGTGGACAGGACGACCGGGCACGGCGGACGCGGGAAGTCGTCGAGCAGTGTGGTCGTGACGAACCAGACATCGTGGACCCTCGAGCGCGGCTGTCACAGGACGATCTCGCAGCAGTCAACCAACAGGCGATGCGGATCAGCGAGCGTATCGACGGCGGCTGGTCGCGGGCAGTCATCGCGAAGCGGTTGGCCGAGAAAGTAGAGGATGGGATGGCGGTGACGACGGCAGTTCTCGAGACGCTCGAGGAGGTGAAGGCCGAGTCAGGGACGATCGTCCCGATCGCGGATATCGCGGAGGTCCCGGTCGGAGAGGTGACGGTCGAAGGTGAAGTCGTCGAGCTCTGGACGCCTTCCTCCTCGAACATCCAGCAAGTCGGGCTCCTCGAGGACGAGAGCGGGCGGACGAAGTTCACGATCTGGCAGCGGTCGAATCAGACGATGGTTCGCGAAGGACAGACGGTCAGGTTCCGGGCGGCAGCGAAGAGCTGGTACCAGGGGCGATGCTCGCTCGCCTTGACGGGCTGGTCGCGTATCGAGTTCCCGGAACGCGGCCGGTGGTGGGACGAATAA
- a CDS encoding HFX_2341 family transcriptional regulator domain-containing protein, producing the protein MSSKPPVSNRVHIFPIGFEYARLKEPIYQWKADIVVPIEYRDSDHEVAFIQTFLEELESNERLDVDRRSCDIFDLYDTLGTISKAITDYSDEEVFVNLSAGSKITAIAGMIACMATGARPIYARPSYGPDASQVPEKPLHDEIAEVFELPRYPIERPSDIHISFLDFIERETTEITQGRYRGVSKKELIEYGIDEQSPFFIESETKTEKGYYRLLDRHVIKPLREQGYIETEKVGRKKYVSLSDNGQNVLRAFKHVVD; encoded by the coding sequence ATGAGTAGCAAACCTCCCGTGAGCAACCGAGTTCACATTTTTCCTATTGGGTTCGAGTACGCTCGATTGAAGGAGCCGATCTATCAATGGAAGGCAGATATTGTCGTCCCTATTGAATATCGAGATAGCGATCATGAGGTTGCCTTCATTCAGACGTTTTTAGAGGAGTTAGAGAGCAACGAACGTCTTGATGTTGATCGGCGTTCCTGCGATATTTTCGATCTGTATGACACGCTCGGGACGATCTCGAAAGCGATTACTGACTACTCGGATGAGGAGGTTTTCGTCAATCTCTCCGCCGGCAGTAAGATAACTGCAATCGCTGGGATGATTGCGTGTATGGCGACTGGAGCGCGACCGATCTATGCGCGCCCGTCGTATGGGCCAGACGCATCTCAAGTACCTGAGAAGCCACTACATGACGAAATAGCGGAAGTGTTCGAACTGCCAAGGTATCCTATCGAACGACCGTCTGATATTCATATCTCCTTCTTGGATTTTATTGAGAGAGAGACTACTGAGATCACGCAGGGGCGCTATCGGGGTGTTAGCAAGAAGGAGCTAATCGAATACGGGATCGATGAGCAATCTCCCTTTTTCATTGAGTCCGAAACTAAGACCGAGAAGGGATACTATCGATTACTGGATCGCCACGTCATCAAACCCCTACGGGAGCAGGGATACATTGAAACTGAGAAAGTTGGACGGAAAAAATATGTCTCATTGTCAGATAACGGCCAGAACGTGCTTCGGGCGTTCAAACACGTCGTGGATTAG
- a CDS encoding sodium:solute symporter family protein → MAVESNMTLLYIVAAYLVVMLGVGVWAYGKTNTAEDFMVAGRSLGAVIIAGTLLATWMGSGTVTGGANSVAYGNGLWPAIILGTGSLLGIGVLKALAPRIRAFNKLTVPEMIEEELGKEGRIISLLVIAFAYVGIVSYQFTGLGYVLNVTTGIPVTQGTLIGTVIIIALAAMGGLMSVAYTDAISAFLMLVGLIVAVPFVLIEAGGWSGITANIPATHLDTLGNLSFFEFFGLWAPPLLLILADQNMYQRIIAGETDDGTNTGLIAWFGGAVATMTLVPLIAFASRAMFPELDPGMALIATTTEIPTWIGGILLAAATAFIVTTGSSYLLSACTNLSQDFYKGFINPDASDQQVFWLTRAFVVVLGIFAFVLGQYFPTILEIQMYSYTAYGAAITPPLLAIFLMRERLTKIGGLVGMVTGAVLAISWDTVFGSPYGLDAVIIAAPVAGVLIVLVSYLTSSLSTPSPTRA, encoded by the coding sequence GGTGTCTGGGCGTACGGAAAAACGAACACGGCGGAGGACTTCATGGTCGCCGGCCGAAGTCTTGGTGCGGTGATCATTGCCGGAACGCTGCTTGCGACGTGGATGGGATCCGGCACGGTGACCGGCGGCGCGAACTCAGTGGCGTACGGCAACGGGCTGTGGCCCGCGATTATCCTCGGTACGGGATCGCTCCTCGGTATCGGTGTCCTGAAAGCGCTCGCGCCGCGTATCAGGGCCTTCAACAAACTGACAGTTCCCGAAATGATCGAGGAAGAGCTGGGCAAGGAGGGCCGTATTATCAGCCTGCTCGTCATCGCGTTCGCATACGTCGGAATCGTTTCCTACCAGTTCACCGGACTCGGATACGTACTGAACGTCACGACCGGCATCCCGGTTACCCAGGGGACGCTCATCGGAACCGTCATCATCATTGCACTCGCTGCGATGGGCGGGCTCATGTCCGTCGCGTACACGGACGCGATCAGCGCTTTCTTGATGCTTGTCGGACTCATCGTCGCAGTCCCGTTCGTCCTCATCGAAGCCGGCGGCTGGAGCGGGATCACCGCGAACATCCCCGCGACCCACCTCGACACGCTCGGAAACCTCTCGTTCTTCGAGTTCTTCGGGCTGTGGGCCCCGCCGTTGCTATTGATCCTCGCCGATCAGAACATGTACCAGCGCATCATCGCCGGCGAAACCGACGACGGGACGAACACCGGACTCATCGCCTGGTTCGGGGGCGCGGTCGCAACCATGACGCTGGTCCCCCTCATCGCGTTCGCCTCGCGAGCGATGTTTCCCGAACTCGATCCGGGAATGGCGCTGATCGCGACGACGACAGAGATTCCGACCTGGATCGGTGGCATTTTGCTGGCCGCTGCCACGGCGTTTATCGTCACGACGGGGAGTTCCTACCTGCTGTCTGCCTGTACCAACCTCTCCCAGGACTTCTACAAGGGGTTCATTAATCCCGATGCGTCCGACCAACAGGTCTTCTGGCTGACCCGCGCGTTCGTGGTCGTCCTCGGTATCTTTGCGTTCGTCCTGGGGCAGTATTTCCCGACGATTCTCGAGATCCAGATGTACTCGTACACGGCCTATGGGGCTGCGATCACGCCGCCGCTACTCGCGATTTTCCTGATGCGAGAGCGTCTGACCAAGATCGGCGGTCTCGTCGGGATGGTCACCGGTGCTGTGCTTGCAATCTCCTGGGATACGGTTTTCGGGAGTCCCTACGGGCTGGATGCGGTAATCATCGCGGCACCAGTCGCCGGCGTGCTCATCGTCCTCGTCAGTTACCTCACGAGTTCGCTGTCGACGCCGTCGCCGACGCGCGCTTGA
- a CDS encoding transcriptional regulator — MGFLYRYRDVSYTRIRNQLDLTDGNLATHTEKLEDAGYLENRRAWASDGFETRFRISPSGISAFQRYLEEMREFFDEVDN, encoded by the coding sequence ATGGGTTTTCTCTACCGATATCGGGATGTCTCATACACCCGTATCCGTAATCAGTTAGATCTCACTGATGGAAACCTTGCCACTCATACAGAGAAACTTGAAGACGCCGGGTATCTTGAAAACCGTCGTGCATGGGCTTCAGACGGGTTCGAAACACGCTTTCGAATCAGTCCAAGTGGTATCTCCGCCTTCCAACGGTATCTTGAAGAAATGCGGGAATTTTTCGATGAAGTTGACAATTAA
- a CDS encoding DMT family transporter — protein sequence MASWLDAIGEMRDSIPFVSKHTRAVLEALLVTFLWSSSYVLIKIGLEEIPALTFAGLRYGIAAIVLLPLFLHNGGYQSVRRLDGRDLGVLLLLGVVMYAVTQGAQFVALQYLKAATVSLFLTFTPVVVAILSVPLLGEHASGRQWAWMGLLFVGVTIYFYPFDFGTLVLIGSGIMMIGLLSNSFASILGRDANRDGTLSAVAVTAVSMGFGSAILLGTGVAVQGLPPLSLQSWLIILWLAVVNTAFAFTLWNRTLQTLSATESSVINNTMLAQVAILGWIFLGETLTLTDIIGLTVVMIGALLVQMTGRK from the coding sequence ATGGCAAGCTGGCTGGACGCAATAGGTGAAATGAGAGATTCAATACCGTTCGTGTCTAAACATACTCGAGCCGTTCTTGAAGCGTTGCTTGTAACCTTCTTGTGGTCGTCTTCCTATGTTCTCATCAAAATCGGGTTGGAAGAGATACCTGCGTTGACTTTCGCAGGACTGAGGTACGGAATAGCGGCAATCGTACTACTTCCGCTCTTTCTGCACAATGGAGGGTACCAGTCCGTTCGTAGACTTGATGGGAGAGACCTTGGTGTGCTTCTCCTACTCGGAGTTGTCATGTACGCTGTTACCCAGGGAGCGCAATTCGTCGCGCTTCAGTACCTAAAGGCGGCCACGGTTAGTCTGTTTCTGACGTTTACTCCCGTCGTCGTGGCTATCTTGAGCGTTCCGTTGCTTGGAGAACACGCATCGGGTCGTCAATGGGCATGGATGGGACTACTGTTTGTCGGCGTGACGATCTATTTCTACCCATTCGATTTCGGGACTCTCGTCCTGATTGGATCCGGCATTATGATGATCGGACTTCTTTCAAACTCTTTCGCTTCAATTCTCGGACGAGACGCCAACCGTGATGGAACGTTGTCTGCGGTCGCAGTGACGGCGGTCAGCATGGGTTTCGGGTCAGCTATCCTTCTCGGAACCGGCGTAGCGGTACAGGGATTACCGCCATTAAGCCTCCAGAGCTGGCTAATTATCCTCTGGTTAGCAGTCGTCAATACAGCCTTTGCGTTCACACTCTGGAATCGGACGTTGCAGACACTTTCTGCCACTGAATCAAGCGTAATCAATAACACAATGCTGGCTCAGGTGGCCATCTTAGGGTGGATATTTCTCGGTGAAACCCTGACTCTGACCGACATCATTGGCCTGACGGTGGTCATGATCGGTGCCTTGCTCGTTCAGATGACCGGTAGAAAGTAG
- a CDS encoding PadR family transcriptional regulator, whose protein sequence is MYDLTAFQRDVLYMIAGQDEPHGLAIKDELEEYYETEIHHGRLYPNLDEVVDKGLVEKGELDKRTNYYTITARGQRELEARREWENQYVESLTSSAE, encoded by the coding sequence ATGTACGATTTGACTGCGTTCCAGCGCGACGTCCTGTATATGATCGCCGGTCAAGACGAGCCCCATGGGCTGGCAATCAAGGACGAACTCGAAGAGTACTACGAGACCGAAATCCATCACGGGCGGCTGTATCCCAACCTCGACGAGGTCGTCGACAAGGGTCTCGTCGAGAAAGGCGAACTCGATAAACGGACGAACTACTATACGATCACGGCCCGCGGTCAGCGCGAACTCGAAGCGCGACGCGAGTGGGAGAATCAGTACGTCGAGTCGCTCACCTCGAGCGCCGAGTAG
- a CDS encoding DUF4177 domain-containing protein: MAESEVTCWEYETFRPPRDETQKEAEDPKAELNQLGAEGWEFVETIAYEGGGTKYLVFKRPVQSGEPV, from the coding sequence ATGGCCGAATCAGAAGTGACCTGCTGGGAGTACGAGACGTTTCGCCCACCGCGCGATGAGACCCAAAAAGAAGCAGAGGATCCGAAAGCAGAGTTGAATCAACTCGGTGCAGAGGGCTGGGAGTTTGTGGAGACGATCGCCTACGAGGGAGGCGGCACCAAGTACCTCGTTTTCAAGCGACCTGTCCAATCGGGTGAGCCAGTATGA
- a CDS encoding S8 family peptidase, protein MLGSIGTTAAQDAETTAQYNVGHETEAGRAHARDIAVEVHHEFEALDITTVEVTESDLSVLGDHEDIRFVEENIERSLDLPDTDPDNQIQEDLEAEQWKPWGIERIGALAAHERGETGCGTHVAVIDTGIDPTHEDLHANIGEGVAFVETTIESDEAWADDDGHGTHVSGTIAAVDNDFGVVGVSPSATLHPVKVLDNQGTGTDADIAAGIIHATRKGYDVANLSVGEPETTQTQTEAVRFAHEEGLLLVAATGNDGHPHVDYPADLDEVIGVSAIAKDDSLASFSNTGPEVNLTAPGTLVLSTMPGNQYGVMEGTSMATPHVTGSAALLAAHGLSNDEIRELLTASAENIGLGPDQQGSGLVNANAALEEVEKLEGKALAK, encoded by the coding sequence ATGCTTGGAAGCATCGGAACGACTGCAGCACAGGATGCAGAGACGACGGCTCAATACAACGTCGGTCACGAGACCGAGGCAGGAAGAGCGCATGCGAGAGATATCGCGGTAGAAGTCCACCACGAGTTCGAGGCTCTGGATATCACCACAGTCGAAGTTACAGAGAGCGATCTCAGTGTCCTCGGTGACCATGAGGATATTCGATTCGTCGAAGAGAACATCGAGCGGAGCCTCGATCTCCCTGACACTGACCCTGACAACCAAATACAAGAGGATCTCGAAGCCGAGCAATGGAAGCCCTGGGGTATCGAACGAATTGGTGCTCTGGCGGCGCACGAACGAGGCGAGACCGGGTGTGGTACCCACGTTGCGGTCATCGATACCGGTATCGACCCCACGCACGAAGACCTACATGCCAACATCGGCGAGGGTGTTGCCTTCGTTGAGACCACAATCGAGAGCGATGAAGCGTGGGCCGATGACGACGGCCACGGTACGCACGTGTCGGGGACGATTGCGGCAGTCGATAACGACTTTGGAGTCGTCGGCGTGAGTCCATCCGCGACGCTCCATCCGGTGAAGGTGCTCGATAACCAAGGAACTGGAACCGATGCGGACATAGCTGCTGGTATCATACATGCGACACGAAAAGGCTACGATGTCGCCAATCTCAGCGTGGGCGAACCAGAGACAACGCAGACACAGACCGAGGCTGTCAGGTTCGCTCACGAGGAGGGGCTCCTGCTCGTTGCAGCGACTGGGAATGACGGTCACCCGCATGTGGACTACCCTGCGGACCTCGATGAAGTGATTGGTGTAAGTGCGATCGCGAAAGACGATTCGCTCGCATCGTTTTCGAACACGGGCCCCGAAGTGAACCTGACCGCTCCTGGTACTCTCGTGTTATCGACGATGCCTGGAAATCAGTATGGAGTCATGGAGGGAACCTCGATGGCGACACCGCACGTGACGGGTTCGGCAGCGTTGCTGGCCGCACATGGCCTCTCTAACGATGAAATCCGCGAACTCCTCACCGCATCCGCAGAAAACATCGGACTTGGGCCCGATCAGCAAGGATCCGGGCTTGTCAATGCGAATGCTGCCCTCGAGGAGGTCGAGAAATTGGAAGGAAAGGCACTGGCCAAGTAA